In Labrus mixtus chromosome 13, fLabMix1.1, whole genome shotgun sequence, a single genomic region encodes these proteins:
- the ifngr2 gene encoding interferon gamma receptor 2 isoform X2: protein MILMLLLTQAFLSALSEEPPPPPQHVHVKKWLLTWTPPTAETDLTYTVQSSFHGGKWTDVPICVHMASTSCDVALTAAENEHGCVMLRVQAERRGLKSTPVQACSSQSDSCTPEVSLSARPGFLTIHLSRNHSLAQNHAAHTVYRVHYSREGDTTQLSEDSSSSLTLPQLEPGQRYCAQVEYILHRWSVGPPSCSLCELVPHSGTEVNPGVIVGVCIVLFLLMSGTAYVFIFQQRRIKQWLRPPYAIPEDFYCQRHFPISTYSLTEEHLDVITVVIPVERRE from the exons ATGATTTTGATGCTGCTGCTCACTCAAGCCTTTCTCTCAG CGCTGAGTGAGGAGCCTCCACCCCCCCCACAACACGTCCATGTTAAGAAGTGGCTGCTGACATGGACCCCTCCCACCGCAGAGACAGACCTCACCTACACCGTCCAGAGCAG TTTCCATGGCGGCAAGTGGACAGACGTCCCCATCTGTGTCCATATGGCCTCCACTTCCTGTGATGTCGctctcacagcagcagagaatgAGCATGGCTGTGTGATGCTGCGAGTGCAAGCAGAGAGACGGGGACTGAAGTCGACCCCAGTGCAGGCCTGCAGCTCACAAA GTGACTCCTGCACACCTGAGGTCAGCCTGTCAGCCCGGCCCGGATTTCTCACCATTCACCTGAGTCGTAACCACAGCCTGGCTCAGAACCACGCCGCCCACACTGTGTACAGAGTCCACtacagcagagagggagacacaacACAG CTCTCTgaagactcctcctcctctttgacCCTCCCACAGCTGGAGCCGGGGCAGCGTTACTGCGCTCAGGTGGAGTACATCCTCCACAGGTGGTCCGTGGGCCCACCCAGCTGCTCCCTGTGTGAGCTGGTCCCCCActcag gtacAGAGGTGAACCCAGGTGTGATAGTGGGTGTGTGCATAGTTTTGTTCCTCCTGATGTCCGGCACAGCGTACGTCTTCATCTTCCAGCAAAGGAGGATCAAGCAGTGGCTCCGCCCTCCATATGCGATCCCAGAAGAT TTCTACTGCCAGCGTCACTTCCCCATCTCCACCTACAGCCTCACTGAGGAGCACTTGGATGTCATTACCGTTGTCATCCCAGTGGAGCGGAGAGAGTGA
- the ifngr2 gene encoding interferon gamma receptor 2 isoform X1, producing the protein MILMLLLTQAFLSALSEEPPPPPQHVHVKKWLLTWTPPTAETDLTYTVQSSFHGGKWTDVPICVHMASTSCDVALTAAENEHGCVMLRVQAERRGLKSTPVQACSSQSDSCTPEVSLSARPGFLTIHLSRNHSLAQNHAAHTVYRVHYSREGDTTQLSEDSSSSLTLPQLEPGQRYCAQVEYILHRWSVGPPSCSLCELVPHSGETGTEVNPGVIVGVCIVLFLLMSGTAYVFIFQQRRIKQWLRPPYAIPEDFYCQRHFPISTYSLTEEHLDVITVVIPVERRE; encoded by the exons ATGATTTTGATGCTGCTGCTCACTCAAGCCTTTCTCTCAG CGCTGAGTGAGGAGCCTCCACCCCCCCCACAACACGTCCATGTTAAGAAGTGGCTGCTGACATGGACCCCTCCCACCGCAGAGACAGACCTCACCTACACCGTCCAGAGCAG TTTCCATGGCGGCAAGTGGACAGACGTCCCCATCTGTGTCCATATGGCCTCCACTTCCTGTGATGTCGctctcacagcagcagagaatgAGCATGGCTGTGTGATGCTGCGAGTGCAAGCAGAGAGACGGGGACTGAAGTCGACCCCAGTGCAGGCCTGCAGCTCACAAA GTGACTCCTGCACACCTGAGGTCAGCCTGTCAGCCCGGCCCGGATTTCTCACCATTCACCTGAGTCGTAACCACAGCCTGGCTCAGAACCACGCCGCCCACACTGTGTACAGAGTCCACtacagcagagagggagacacaacACAG CTCTCTgaagactcctcctcctctttgacCCTCCCACAGCTGGAGCCGGGGCAGCGTTACTGCGCTCAGGTGGAGTACATCCTCCACAGGTGGTCCGTGGGCCCACCCAGCTGCTCCCTGTGTGAGCTGGTCCCCCActcaggtgagacag gtacAGAGGTGAACCCAGGTGTGATAGTGGGTGTGTGCATAGTTTTGTTCCTCCTGATGTCCGGCACAGCGTACGTCTTCATCTTCCAGCAAAGGAGGATCAAGCAGTGGCTCCGCCCTCCATATGCGATCCCAGAAGAT TTCTACTGCCAGCGTCACTTCCCCATCTCCACCTACAGCCTCACTGAGGAGCACTTGGATGTCATTACCGTTGTCATCCCAGTGGAGCGGAGAGAGTGA